In the Mya arenaria isolate MELC-2E11 chromosome 11, ASM2691426v1 genome, one interval contains:
- the LOC128209158 gene encoding UDP-galactose transporter senju-like: MAWCSKDLFPTKLSFVYFISYMGLFINQGILVTASKNSSNTYSYNTVTVVLLTECLKLFVAVAVYLKEKSVSEFIEEFYNNRDTLLYYFVPAGLYCFYNNLQFENLANYDPTTYYLLLQFRVVVTGVVFQIVFKKKLSYIQWASLIFLTLGCIIKEYGRVFTSETSSTTETGVSAFFDRHLILIMVQVFCSCFAGVYNEYLLKGRGSDIHIMMQNVFMYVDSIVCNVIALGYKGQLTTAFTTDNISSIFQVTVICIMINNAAIGIVVSLFLRSLNSILKTFASALELLFTAVLCWIIFGIAIDWYTVLAILIVTAATFLYAQNPVVNKPQNEVTHLHENGHNKEETV; the protein is encoded by the exons ATGGCTTGGTGTTCAAAAGACTTGTTCCCAACAAAACtgagttttgtttatttcatatcttaCATGGGATTGTTTATCAATCAAG GCATTTTAGTAACAGCTTCCAAGAACTCAAGTAACACATATAGCTACAACACTGTGACAGTTGTTCTTCTGACGGAATGTCTCAAACTGTTCGTTGCTGTGGCTGTCTACTTGAAAGA GAAATCTGTTTCAGAATTTATTGAAGAATTTTACAACAACAGAGATA CGTTGCTGTACTATTTTGTACCAGCGGGACTCTACTGCTTCTATAACAACTTGCAATTTGAGAATCTGGCCAACTATGACCCCACAACATACTACCTGCTCCTTCAATTCAGGGTCGTCGTCACTGGAGTTGTTTTCCAG ATTGTGTTCAAAAAGAAGTTAAGCTACATACAGTGGGCATCCCTGATCTTCTTGACACTCGGCTGTATCATCAAGGAGTATGGGCGCGTGTTTACCTCTGAGACGAGCTCTACAACAGAAACCGGAGTTTCGGCATTCTTTGACCGACACCTGATACTTATCATGGTTCAG GTATTTTGCTCCTGTTTCGCGGGCGTTTACAATGAGTATTTACTGAAAGGACGCGGAAGTGACATCCACATCATGATGCAGAATGTATTCATGTATGTTGACTCAATTGTGTGCAATGTGATCGCCCTCGGCTACAAGGGTCAACTGACAACGGCATTCACTACGGACAACATTTCGTCAATCTTCCAAGTGACTGTGATTTGTATAATGATCAACAATGCCGCCATTGGAATCGTTGTCAGTCTGTTCTTGCGGTCACTGAACTCAATCTTGAAGACATTTGCTAGTGCCCTGGAGTTGTTGTTCACAGCTGTCCTTTGCTGGATAATATTTGGCATTGCAATAGACTGGTACACTGTGTTGGCTATATTGATCGTAACTGCAGCTACGTTCTTGTACGCACAAAATCCAGTTGTGAACAAGCCCCAAAATGAAGTGACACATTTACACGAAAACGGACATAACAAGGAAGAAACTGTATGA
- the LOC128207205 gene encoding uncharacterized protein LOC128207205 has protein sequence MGKTTRLVLKTSRWTNLVPCPPPSTNVTVFCDHVTKKTHNLTEDVEKEIFLHCKYNITDCQSHGKATEWPRKNESMAVGKTGSGCDHDCGAAIGTVVCLALVAIVIIVSVVAKRRGIRGRDLVDMVRQRRTKTLTYRNDAYDTEKNDIRESFKDDEPHSADDLTKNDTIKKKETEGVEKDIGNGVYKYIDSSSISGSESELKETDTGIILQNSLGGYTGECTDKMKTKENDNDEKSIETPQAYSEESSYLNITKAEEILNSNEEVNMNGESILDGAKEKKHEELNTFLEAEITESRYGTHSADYVSTQEELDTFSGAEITESRDETHNADYVNTQEELDTSSGAEITESRDETHSADYVNTQEELDALSGAEMTESIDETHNVDIVSTQEELDTFSGAEMTESRDETDNANNVSSSEEKETHENERQFLRTEQMKL, from the exons ATGGGTAAAACTACCAGGCTGGTTTTGAAAACTTCAAGGTGGACAAATCTCGTACCATGTCCACCTCCTTCTACCAATGTCACGGTTTTTTGCGACCacgttacaaaaaaaacacataatctTACCGAAGATGTGGAAAAGGAAATCTTTCTGCATTGTAAATATAACATTACCGATTGTCAAAGTCATGGTAAGGCCACGGAATGGCCAAGGAAAAATGAATCCATGGCCGTCGGTAAAACCGGAAGTGGATGCGATCATGATTGTGGTGCAGCCATTGGTACAGTAGTCTGTCTTGCATTGGTTGCAATAGTCATCATTGTGTCCGTTGTGGCCAAAAG GCGAGGCATCAGAGGGCGTGACTTGGTGGACATGGTGAGACAGAGGCGCACAAAGACGCTCACGTACCGT AACGATGCATACGATACAGAGAAAAACGATATCCGCGAAAGCTTTAAAGATGATGAACCGCATTCAGCAGACGACCTTACTAAGAATGATACgattaagaaaaaagaaacggAAGGTGTTGAAAAAGACATTGGTAACGGTGTATACAAATACATAGATTCGTCTAGCATAAGTGGTTCCGAATCTGAACTGAAAGAAACAGACACTGGCATAATACTTCAAAATTCATTAGGCGGTTATACAGGAGAATGTACtgataaaatgaaaacgaaGGAAAATGACAATGATGAGAAAAGTATTGAAACTCCTCAAGCGTATTCCGAAGAAAGTTCATATCTTAATATCACGAAAGCTGAAGAAATTTTGAATTCGAATGAAGAAGTAAACATGAATGGAGAAAGTATTCTAGATGGtgccaaagaaaaaaaacacgaagAATTAAATACGTTTCTTGAAGCTGAAATAACTGAATCCAGATATGGAACACATAGTGCTGACTATGTTAGTACACAAGAGGAATTAGATACCTTCAGTGGAGCTGAAATAACTGAATCCAGAGATGAAACACATAATGCTGACTATGTTAATACACAAGAGGAATTAGATACCTCAAGTGGAGCTGAAATAACTGAATCCAGAGATGAAACACATAGTGCTGACTATGTTAATACGCAAGAGGAATTAGATGCCTTAAGTGGAGCTGAAATGACTGAATCCATTGATGAAACACATAATGTTGACATTGTTAGTACACAAGAGGAATTAGATACCTTCAGTGGAGCTGAAATGACTGAATCCAGAGATGAAACAGACAATGCTAACAACGTTAGTTCAAGTGAAGAGAAAGAGACACATGAGAATGAAAGACAGTTTTTGAGAACTGaacaaatgaaattatga